A region of Leishmania mexicana MHOM/GT/2001/U1103 complete genome, chromosome 8 DNA encodes the following proteins:
- a CDS encoding putative 60S ribosomal protein L13 — protein MPKGNNAIPHVHQKKHWNPCSSQKGNVKVFLNQPAQKHRRRRLRLLKAKKVFPRPLKALRPQVNCPTVRHNMKRRLGRGFSPAELKAAGLNPQYAATIGIRVDSRRKNKSEEGMNVNVQRLKTYMSKLVLFPMNHKKVQKGEASEEEVKAATQDRSRFGDAAVGAVVYPSAEAPRAVSAEEKSMCVYAFLKKNHSAVRFFGARSVRAARKEAAKEEKAGK, from the coding sequence ATGCCGAAGGGTAACAACGCGATCCCCCACGTTCACCAGAAGAAGCACTGGAACCCGTGCTCTTCGCAGAAGGGTAACGTGAAGGTGTTCCTGAACCAGCCGGCTCAgaagcaccgccgtcgccgtctgcgTCTGCTGAAGGCCAAGAAGGTGTTCCCCCGCCCGCTGAAGGCGCTGCGTCCGCAGGTGAACTGCCCCACGGTGCGTCACAACATGAAGCGCCGCCTGGGCCGCGGCTTCTCGCCGGCCGAGCTGAAGGCTGCTGGCCTGAACCCCCAGTACGCCGCCACGATCGGCATCCGCGTGGACAGCCGCCGGAAGAACAAGTCCGAGGAGGGCATGAACGTGAACGTGCAGCGCCTGAAGACGTACATGAGCAAGCTTGTGCTGTTTCCGATGAACCACAAGAAGGTGCAGAAGGGCGAGGCGtctgaggaggaggtgaaggccGCGACCCAGGACCGCTCGCgcttcggcgacgccgctgtcggcgctgTGGTGTACCCGTCCGCCGAGGCCCCACGCGCGGTATCGGCCGAGGAGAAGTCGATGTGCGTGTACGCCTTCCTGAAGAAGAACCACTCCGCCGTGCGCTTCTTCGGTGCCCGCAGTGTCCGCGCCGCGCGCAAGGAggccgcgaaggaggagaaggccgGCAAGTAA